The window TTTACTGGCCATGTCCTGCGTGACGAACATCGCCACTGTCTCTGTCAGCAAGGGAATGGAGTAATCCATCCAGGGGCGGTCTTCAGGGCGGTAATAAGGCGGAAACAGCGCAAACTCTTCGCCGCTCTCCATTTGCGCCAACGCGCGCTTCCAGGGCAGCGGCTTTAGCGTGATCGTGTAATCCGGCGCCAGCTTGGCCGCCTCCATGATGATGTCCACATATATTCCCTTGGGTTTGCCGTTTTCCGCATAGCTATAAGGAGGATAGGCTTCATCCATCAACAGGGTGACGGACTGCGCGGCGGCGAACCCCACGAATCCCAACATCAGGGCGGCGAATAGAATTATTCTTTTCATACGGACTCCTCTTCAGTGGTTGTCATGAGTAAAAAAGCGAGCATGTGGACACATCAATGGCCGGCGGCGGGGGCATTTACGTCTCGGGTCCATTTGTTGACGATCTGCTGCAACCGGTTCTTATCCCTCATACGCGCCAGGGACTGATTCATTTTGGCGATGAAATCCGCCCGATACGGCCATTGTTCGGGCTGGATGTTGGAAAAGGCGAGGTAGGCGACCTCCTCGTTAATAATCGCTGCGGGAGTGATTTCCAGAGCGGCCAAAGCCGGGTCCTGGCGGTTGTGCTCCAGCGTCCACACTACTGACAGATAATCATTGGGGTGACCATCGATGCGGTTCAGCGCGATTTGTTTCAGATTGGTCAGAATATTAGGCGACTCAGAAATGACGAACAGCTCCTTTTGTTGCGGTGACAGGGTGGCGAACCCCAGCTGCAGGCCGATACGCAGGCCTTTATAATCCTCCGGCCAGCGAGTGGGCTTGAGACGCTCCAGCAACTCCGGGGGCGTAAATAGCACGACCGTCTCTTTAAAAAGAGGAACCGAATAATCCATCCAACTGCGACTGACTGGGCGATAGTAGGGAGGGAAAACGGCGAAGGCGCGCCCGGTTTCAACCAGGTTGAGCGCTCTTTTCCAGGGAAGCGGCTTAAACTTGACCTTATAGTCAGGAATGGCTTGCATCGCCTCTTTGATGAAGTCGACATAGATGCCTTTGGCTTCATTGTTTTCGACATAGCTGTATGGCGGATACGACTCATCCATAAGCAGGACTATGCTTTGTGCGTCAGCCCTCGTATACCCGGCCAGCAGGAGAAATAAGGCGATGATGCTGATTGCTTTCATATGGCCCATAGGCTGGATACGGTTTATTAGAAGATATAGATCAGCGTTGGTTGTTTTTCAAACGATGTTAGTGGAGATGGATAGAAGGTAATGGCTAAGAAGGTCGTACGGCGCCTGGCAATATTTGTAGCGGTGGCTGGAGTATTCCTGGGTGGAGTTGTAGTAGGCGTCCGATACAACTTGACAGACCTGCTGTGTCCAATGGAGGCGTCTCCTTACCGGTTGGAGGCGGACTTGGTCAGTGAGGAAGGAATCGTATTTCCTCAAGGAACTATTGTGCCGTTGCGTCGCTGCGCTGACATGCAACGGTTTGAGTGGAATTTCGCCATTGATAACTCAGTGAGACTCACACCCGCTAAGGTGGAAGACTCCGAACATTACGGCTTTTCCGTCATCGCTCCCGCCGAGCAAGCCCGAAAATAAGCGGGCGCGGATACTGTTTATCCGCCATGTTTTTTTGCCCAGCGGGCGTTTTTCGACTTCACTTGTATAGTACTAATGCTTCATTGAAGACGGAAATGGGTGACTACTGTGTCAAACCTGAGTATTCGCTGGAAAATTCAAATCGCATTCTTTGCCGTGGCGGTGGTGACTATTATTTACAACCGCACTCTCGCGGCGGTGGAGTTACAGGCGCTCATTGATCTGGCGGAAAGCCGTCAGGTGGCGGCGACGACCATCGCCGCCATGCAAGAAGAATATCGCTCATTCATGTTCAATGCGATTTGGGAGTCCAGCCTGCAGTTTCTGGTTCAGTTCGCCGTCATTTTTGTCCTGGGCAACTATTTTGTGCGCCCGATTCTGGCGTTGACCAAGTCGCTGAAGTCTGTGGAAAAAGGCGACTTCACTATCGAAGTGGAAATCACCAGCGAAGACGAAATCGGACAGTTGGGCCGTCAGTGCAATCAGATGCTGGCGACCTTGAACCGGGTGATCGCCAGCGTGAATGACTGCTCCGTACATATGGGGCAGTCCGCGTATCAGATCGCCGCCGTCGCCCGGGAGATTGAACGCATCAGTCAGGCGGAAGCGACCCGTTCAGAAG is drawn from Hahella sp. KA22 and contains these coding sequences:
- a CDS encoding ABC transporter substrate-binding protein, translating into MKAISIIALFLLLAGYTRADAQSIVLLMDESYPPYSYVENNEAKGIYVDFIKEAMQAIPDYKVKFKPLPWKRALNLVETGRAFAVFPPYYRPVSRSWMDYSVPLFKETVVLFTPPELLERLKPTRWPEDYKGLRIGLQLGFATLSPQQKELFVISESPNILTNLKQIALNRIDGHPNDYLSVVWTLEHNRQDPALAALEITPAAIINEEVAYLAFSNIQPEQWPYRADFIAKMNQSLARMRDKNRLQQIVNKWTRDVNAPAAGH